One part of the Mariniflexile litorale genome encodes these proteins:
- a CDS encoding DUF1573 domain-containing protein has translation MKKLILGLSALSLITFTSCKEDASKKVEEANVNAAALRDANASKFPVLEFNETEHDFGEIEKNQSVETVFSYKNTGNAPLVITEIKSSCGCTVPENWSREPLAPGKTGQFTVKYNGAGPNKITKTITVTANTEKGSEVVKISAFVKDSNATINSNSAANTAH, from the coding sequence ATGAAAAAATTAATATTAGGATTAAGTGCACTTAGTTTAATAACTTTTACATCATGTAAAGAAGATGCGTCTAAAAAAGTAGAAGAAGCGAATGTAAATGCAGCAGCACTTAGAGACGCGAATGCGTCTAAATTTCCAGTACTTGAATTTAATGAAACTGAACATGATTTTGGTGAAATAGAAAAAAACCAATCAGTCGAAACTGTTTTTTCATATAAAAACACTGGTAATGCCCCTCTTGTTATAACTGAAATTAAAAGTTCTTGCGGATGTACCGTACCGGAAAACTGGAGTAGAGAGCCTTTGGCACCAGGAAAAACAGGGCAATTTACAGTAAAATATAATGGAGCAGGGCCTAACAAAATCACGAAAACCATTACAGTTACAGCCAATACCGAAAAAGGGTCTGAGGTTGTTAAAATTTCTGCTTTTGTAAAAGATTCTAACGCAACAATAAATAGCAATTCCGCTGCTAATACAGCACACTAA
- a CDS encoding alpha/beta fold hydrolase, whose product MTNTSLSLHHIIRKSSLTENAPLLILMHGYGSDENDLFSFSSELPEELFIISVRAPYPMQPYGNAWYAINFDEAQGKWNDNEQAKESRDLIARFIDEAIAEYAVNKNNITLLGFSQGSILSYAVALTYPEKIKNIIALSGYVNKDILPEDINTRDYSNLDFYCSHGSVDQVIPVDWARQTAPFLKSLNIAYKYSEFPVGHGVAPQNFQELKNWLIKRI is encoded by the coding sequence ATGACAAATACATCACTTTCTTTACACCATATCATTAGAAAATCTTCTTTAACTGAAAACGCCCCATTGCTTATTTTGATGCACGGTTATGGGAGTGATGAAAACGATTTATTTTCATTTTCGTCGGAATTACCAGAAGAACTTTTCATCATTTCTGTACGTGCGCCATACCCTATGCAGCCTTATGGCAATGCCTGGTATGCCATTAATTTTGATGAGGCACAAGGTAAATGGAATGACAATGAGCAAGCCAAAGAATCACGTGATTTAATTGCGAGATTTATAGATGAAGCCATTGCAGAATATGCAGTAAACAAAAACAATATTACACTTTTAGGATTTAGCCAAGGCAGTATTTTAAGTTACGCCGTGGCATTAACTTATCCAGAAAAAATTAAAAATATTATTGCGTTAAGCGGTTATGTAAACAAAGATATTTTACCAGAAGATATAAACACAAGAGATTATTCTAATCTTGATTTTTATTGTTCGCATGGTAGTGTAGACCAAGTAATTCCTGTAGATTGGGCGCGGCAAACAGCTCCGTTTTTAAAAAGCTTAAACATTGCTTACAAATACTCAGAATTTCCTGTGGGACATGGTGTAGCGCCTCAAAATTTTCAGGAGCTTAAAAATTGGTTAATTAAACGTATTTAA
- a CDS encoding thioredoxin family protein → MSNTPSNMLPLGTTAPYFELPDTISDSLIDLETIKGEKGTVIMFICNHCPFVIHVNTEIIAIANTYLKKGIGFAAISSNDAKKYPQDGPDKMKIHAKNENYPFSYLYDESQEVAKAYDAACTPDFYVFDAELKLIYRGQLDDSRPGNSKPITGSDIRHALNSLIENKENTSVQKPSIGCNIKWKNPS, encoded by the coding sequence ATGTCGAATACGCCATCAAACATGTTGCCTTTGGGCACAACGGCTCCTTATTTTGAATTACCCGATACTATTAGCGACTCACTTATAGATTTAGAAACGATTAAAGGAGAAAAAGGTACGGTTATTATGTTTATATGCAACCACTGCCCTTTTGTAATTCATGTAAATACCGAAATTATTGCCATTGCAAATACCTACTTAAAAAAAGGGATTGGTTTTGCTGCTATTTCGAGTAACGATGCTAAAAAATATCCACAAGATGGTCCTGATAAAATGAAAATTCACGCTAAAAACGAAAACTACCCGTTTTCTTATTTATATGATGAAAGTCAAGAAGTTGCCAAAGCATACGATGCTGCTTGTACCCCCGATTTTTATGTGTTTGATGCTGAATTAAAATTAATTTATAGAGGACAATTAGATGATTCACGACCAGGAAATAGTAAACCTATAACAGGAAGCGATATACGACATGCCCTTAATTCCTTAATTGAAAACAAAGAAAACACTTCTGTACAAAAACCAAGTATTGGTTGTAATATTAAGTGGAAAAACCCATCTTAA
- the proC gene encoding pyrroline-5-carboxylate reductase produces MKVLVIGAGNMGLTYAEGMSKSRLLKKKNIMVLDKSEEKLEELNQISHFDAFSELEDCVPQADIIFIAVKPYHAESVFKAIKTLVQPQQILVSIMAGVSITSIKEITGLTKIVRAMPNLPAQIGKGLTSYVISPEVSRIEMLTVESLLDTTGKSMRVSNENFIDASTGISGSGPAYVFYFMQSMMEAALQMGFSKNDSTVLVSQTFTGAVELFNQSNLSPNSWMDKVASKGGTTRAALDSMEDNNVGELIKEAAFAAFNRAVELGKEY; encoded by the coding sequence ATGAAAGTACTAGTAATAGGGGCAGGTAACATGGGGCTTACTTATGCTGAAGGCATGTCGAAATCAAGATTGTTGAAGAAAAAAAACATCATGGTTTTAGACAAATCTGAAGAAAAACTTGAAGAGCTTAATCAAATATCACATTTTGATGCTTTTAGCGAGTTAGAAGATTGCGTTCCACAAGCAGATATCATATTCATAGCCGTTAAACCTTACCATGCAGAAAGTGTATTTAAAGCCATAAAAACGCTTGTACAACCGCAACAAATTTTAGTATCTATTATGGCAGGTGTTTCCATAACTTCTATAAAAGAAATTACTGGACTAACCAAAATTGTTAGAGCCATGCCAAATTTACCAGCTCAAATAGGAAAGGGTTTAACATCGTATGTAATATCTCCCGAGGTTTCTAGAATTGAAATGCTAACCGTGGAAAGTTTATTAGATACTACAGGGAAATCAATGCGTGTATCTAATGAAAATTTTATTGATGCTTCAACAGGTATTTCAGGAAGTGGACCTGCCTATGTTTTTTATTTTATGCAAAGTATGATGGAAGCAGCTTTACAAATGGGATTTTCAAAAAACGATTCCACAGTTCTGGTAAGTCAAACGTTTACAGGTGCGGTCGAACTTTTTAATCAATCTAATTTATCACCTAATTCTTGGATGGATAAAGTGGCTTCAAAAGGAGGAACAACACGCGCAGCGTTAGATTCTATGGAAGATAATAATGTAGGCGAATTGATAAAAGAAGCAGCATTTGCAGCCTTTAATCGTGCTGTTGAATTAGGAAAAGAATATTAA
- the nusB gene encoding transcription antitermination factor NusB codes for MLNRRHIRVKVMQTMYAFKGGESDDFSKDQKFLLFSIDNMYNLYLLLLALIIEVQKRAEKDLQKKQKKHLATKEDKDPNRKFVNNQLLNLIADNYQLKNQLEIHNITNWELDSEYVDVIFKAITTSDLYKEYMKTKMSDFKEDKDFIVDVFKEIIAPNDKLYDYLEDKNLTWLDDLPTVNTTILKLLRKAKSTSAEGYFTPKLYKDADDKQYAIDLFRKTLLNRSALNKEIENKTQNWDSDRIANVDYVLLQLAICELKSFPSIPVKVTINEYLEIAKEYSTPKSSIFINGILDKLVKEYEEAGTLKKVGRGLL; via the coding sequence ATGCTAAATAGAAGACATATCCGCGTAAAAGTAATGCAAACCATGTATGCCTTTAAGGGGGGGGAAAGTGATGATTTTAGTAAAGATCAAAAGTTTTTACTGTTTAGTATAGATAATATGTACAACTTGTACCTATTGTTGCTTGCTTTGATTATAGAGGTTCAAAAGAGAGCTGAAAAGGATCTACAAAAAAAACAAAAAAAGCATTTAGCGACCAAAGAAGATAAAGATCCTAATAGAAAATTTGTAAATAATCAACTTCTCAATCTAATCGCTGATAATTATCAATTAAAAAATCAGTTAGAAATACACAATATTACTAATTGGGAGTTGGATAGCGAATATGTAGATGTTATTTTTAAAGCTATTACGACTAGCGATTTGTATAAAGAATACATGAAAACTAAAATGTCCGATTTTAAAGAAGACAAAGATTTTATTGTAGATGTATTCAAAGAAATTATCGCGCCAAATGATAAACTTTACGATTATTTAGAAGATAAAAATTTAACGTGGTTAGACGATTTACCAACGGTTAATACAACCATTTTAAAATTATTACGAAAAGCAAAAAGCACCTCGGCCGAAGGTTATTTTACACCAAAACTTTATAAAGATGCAGACGATAAGCAATATGCCATCGATTTATTTAGGAAAACTCTTTTAAATAGAAGTGCATTAAATAAAGAAATAGAAAACAAAACCCAAAACTGGGATTCAGACCGTATTGCCAATGTAGATTATGTATTGCTCCAATTGGCTATTTGCGAATTAAAAAGCTTTCCATCTATTCCCGTAAAAGTGACTATTAATGAGTATTTAGAAATAGCTAAGGAATATTCTACACCTAAAAGTAGCATTTTTATAAATGGTATTTTAGATAAATTGGTAAAAGAGTATGAAGAGGCTGGGACTCTTAAAAAAGTAGGGCGGGGATTGCTGTAA
- a CDS encoding tRNA-binding protein, with protein sequence MNKTITFEDFTKVDLRVGTIIEVQDFPEARNPAYQLTIDFGDLGIKKSSAQITTLYKKEDLLQRQIVAVINFPKKQIAKFMSECLLLGAVNGKDVILLNPENKVKNGSIVS encoded by the coding sequence ATGAATAAGACTATAACTTTTGAAGATTTTACTAAAGTTGATTTAAGAGTAGGGACTATTATTGAAGTTCAAGATTTTCCTGAAGCACGTAATCCAGCATATCAATTAACAATTGATTTTGGCGATTTGGGAATTAAAAAGTCGTCTGCACAAATTACAACGCTATATAAGAAGGAAGATTTATTACAAAGACAAATTGTGGCTGTTATAAACTTCCCGAAAAAACAGATTGCTAAATTTATGAGTGAATGCTTGCTTTTAGGAGCCGTTAATGGTAAAGATGTTATTTTGTTAAACCCCGAAAATAAAGTAAAAAACGGTAGTATAGTGAGCTAA
- a CDS encoding ABC transporter ATP-binding protein — protein sequence MKELQHLNKYFLKYKKQLLLGTVITIIARIFLLFTPRYVREIFVVIEKYLRGGVSEQVVKAELTEVIIYIIGASLIAAIFTFFMRQYIINVSRYVEFDLKNEIYNQYQKLSLNFYKKNRTGDLMNRISEDVSNVRMYAGPAIMYSINTITLFVIALIYMFNEAPKLALYTVLPLPILSIVIYKLSKEIHIRSTIVQQFLSKLSSSTQESFSGISIIKAYGIEPQTSANFKSLATESKEKQISLAKVQAWFFPMMILLIGTSNLLVIYVGGMQYINGEIESLGTIAEFIIYVNMLTWPVATVGWVTSIIQQAEASQKRINEFLKLEPEIKNTVETPTKITGDIVFNNVTFTYDDTNIQALNDVSFHIKEGETLAILGKTGSGKSTILDLIGRLYDIDGGSILINGISIKDHNLTDLRKSIGYVPQDAFLFSDTIKNNIKFGDQEATDEEVFEAAKNAQVHKNIIKFNHGYDTILGERGITLSGGQKQRVSIARAIIKSPEILLFDDCLSAVDTETEEKILKNLTKITKGKTSIIVGHRVSSAKNAHKIIVLDNGKIVQEGTHETLINVDGYYQHLYLKQLSESSSTKD from the coding sequence ATGAAAGAATTACAGCACTTAAACAAATATTTTTTAAAATATAAAAAACAGCTTTTACTAGGTACTGTAATAACTATAATAGCCAGAATATTTTTACTATTTACCCCTCGGTATGTTCGAGAAATTTTTGTGGTTATTGAAAAATATTTAAGAGGAGGTGTTTCTGAACAGGTTGTGAAGGCTGAATTAACCGAAGTTATTATATACATTATTGGTGCTTCATTAATTGCTGCGATATTCACGTTTTTTATGCGTCAATATATTATTAATGTATCACGCTACGTGGAATTCGATTTAAAAAATGAAATTTACAACCAATACCAAAAGCTCTCTTTAAATTTTTATAAAAAAAATAGGACAGGCGATTTAATGAATCGAATAAGTGAAGATGTAAGCAATGTACGCATGTACGCTGGTCCCGCCATTATGTACAGTATCAACACCATTACTCTTTTTGTAATTGCACTTATTTACATGTTTAACGAAGCTCCTAAATTGGCTTTATACACCGTGTTGCCCTTACCCATATTATCTATTGTAATTTACAAATTAAGCAAAGAAATACATATTAGGAGCACTATCGTGCAACAATTTCTATCTAAACTATCTTCTTCTACACAAGAATCATTTAGTGGTATTTCGATTATTAAAGCCTACGGAATTGAACCACAAACGTCTGCAAATTTTAAATCGTTAGCTACAGAAAGCAAAGAAAAACAGATAAGCTTAGCCAAAGTACAAGCTTGGTTTTTCCCTATGATGATTTTACTTATTGGCACCAGTAATTTACTGGTTATTTATGTTGGTGGTATGCAATATATAAATGGTGAAATTGAAAGTTTAGGAACTATTGCCGAATTTATTATTTACGTAAATATGCTTACATGGCCCGTAGCTACGGTAGGATGGGTAACCTCCATTATACAACAGGCTGAAGCATCTCAAAAACGAATTAATGAATTTTTAAAATTAGAACCCGAAATAAAAAACACGGTAGAAACACCTACTAAAATTACGGGAGACATTGTTTTTAACAACGTAACCTTCACATACGACGACACTAATATTCAAGCATTGAACGACGTAAGTTTCCATATAAAGGAAGGAGAAACCTTAGCTATTTTAGGAAAAACAGGTTCAGGAAAATCGACTATCCTAGATTTAATTGGGCGCCTATATGATATTGATGGTGGTTCGATTTTAATAAATGGTATTTCTATTAAAGATCATAATTTAACCGACTTAAGAAAAAGTATTGGTTATGTACCACAAGATGCTTTTTTGTTTTCAGACACCATTAAAAACAATATTAAATTTGGAGATCAAGAAGCTACCGATGAGGAAGTTTTTGAAGCTGCCAAAAATGCTCAAGTACACAAAAATATTATTAAATTTAATCACGGTTACGATACTATTTTAGGCGAACGTGGCATCACACTTTCAGGTGGGCAAAAACAACGTGTATCTATTGCCCGGGCCATAATAAAATCGCCAGAAATTTTATTATTCGACGATTGTTTATCGGCTGTTGATACCGAAACCGAAGAAAAAATATTGAAGAATTTAACCAAAATTACTAAAGGAAAAACATCTATTATTGTAGGCCACCGCGTATCTTCTGCAAAAAATGCTCATAAAATTATAGTGTTAGATAATGGTAAAATAGTTCAAGAAGGCACCCACGAAACACTTATAAATGTAGATGGGTATTATCAACATTTATATTTAAAGCAGTTAAGTGAATCGTCTTCAACTAAAGATTAA
- the yajC gene encoding preprotein translocase subunit YajC — protein sequence MEGIGQFLPFILMFVVVYFFMIAPQMKRAKKEKKFNSELKKGDKVITKSGLHGKILELNDKDQTCIIETMSGKVKFERSAISMELSSKANSAQA from the coding sequence ATGGAAGGAATCGGTCAATTTTTACCGTTTATACTAATGTTTGTGGTTGTGTATTTCTTTATGATTGCACCACAAATGAAACGTGCCAAAAAAGAGAAAAAATTTAATTCAGAATTAAAAAAAGGCGATAAGGTTATTACCAAAAGCGGTTTGCACGGTAAAATTTTAGAACTTAATGATAAAGATCAGACGTGTATTATAGAAACCATGTCTGGAAAAGTCAAGTTCGAGCGTTCTGCTATTTCAATGGAGTTAAGCTCTAAAGCTAATAGCGCACAAGCATAA
- a CDS encoding N-acetyltransferase family protein produces MIRPVKMKDAQQLVDIYNHYVLNTVVTFDDVPFTVDAFKEKIESIYKIYPFYVFEEDNKILGYAYANKWREKPAYKHTVESTVYLHHEAQGKQIGTILYTELLKQLKEQDYHVVVGGLTLPNEASVKLHEKFGFTQVSHFKEVGLKFDKWLDVGFWQLTF; encoded by the coding sequence ATGATTAGACCTGTTAAAATGAAAGATGCCCAACAACTTGTAGATATTTATAACCATTATGTTTTAAATACCGTGGTTACTTTTGACGATGTGCCATTTACAGTTGATGCTTTTAAAGAGAAAATTGAAAGTATTTATAAAATATATCCATTTTATGTTTTTGAAGAAGATAATAAGATATTAGGATATGCCTACGCTAACAAATGGCGAGAAAAACCTGCGTATAAGCATACCGTTGAAAGTACTGTTTATTTGCATCATGAAGCTCAAGGAAAACAAATAGGGACTATATTATATACAGAACTCTTAAAGCAGTTAAAAGAACAAGATTATCATGTAGTTGTTGGGGGTTTAACATTGCCTAATGAAGCCAGTGTAAAACTTCATGAGAAATTTGGATTCACACAAGTGTCTCACTTTAAAGAAGTGGGCTTAAAGTTTGATAAGTGGTTAGATGTTGGTTTTTGGCAATTAACCTTTTGA
- a CDS encoding PUR family DNA/RNA-binding protein: MNNNDMMEKEEIFSKVLRAGRRTYFFDVRSTKADDYYLTITESKKFTNDDGSFHYKKHKIYIYKEDFNEFKDILAEMTDYIINEKGDEVISDRHQKDFKKEYDTEETPSENGELHKSTESFTDIDFDDI; the protein is encoded by the coding sequence ATGAACAATAATGACATGATGGAGAAAGAGGAGATTTTTTCTAAAGTATTAAGAGCAGGAAGACGTACCTATTTTTTTGACGTAAGATCTACTAAAGCAGACGATTATTATCTAACGATTACTGAAAGTAAAAAGTTTACCAACGACGATGGTTCATTTCATTACAAAAAGCATAAAATTTATATATATAAAGAAGACTTTAATGAGTTTAAAGATATTTTAGCTGAAATGACTGATTATATTATTAATGAAAAAGGTGATGAAGTTATTAGCGATCGTCATCAAAAAGACTTCAAAAAAGAATACGATACTGAAGAAACACCAAGTGAAAATGGTGAATTACATAAATCGACCGAAAGTTTTACTGATATAGATTTTGATGATATATAA
- a CDS encoding GNAT family N-acetyltransferase, whose translation MTIKTFDAFSRLSIMDINRITKFLFEYSGDVRDTKSAIRKSVLYAAKEVPGLGGYVFIMEQNNDIIGATVVNRTGMNEYIPENILVYIAVKTVFREKGIAKKLIKHTIKYCDGDISTHIDAGNSVIKLFEKQGFKPRNIEMRLIRS comes from the coding sequence ATGACTATAAAAACTTTTGATGCGTTTTCAAGGCTATCAATTATGGATATAAATCGCATAACCAAATTTTTATTTGAATATTCTGGTGATGTTAGAGATACTAAAAGTGCCATTAGGAAATCCGTATTATATGCAGCCAAAGAGGTTCCTGGATTGGGAGGTTATGTGTTTATTATGGAACAGAACAACGATATTATAGGAGCTACAGTAGTAAACAGAACAGGAATGAACGAATATATACCAGAAAACATATTGGTTTATATTGCGGTAAAGACTGTGTTTAGAGAAAAAGGTATTGCTAAAAAATTAATTAAGCATACTATAAAATATTGTGATGGAGATATTTCAACACATATAGACGCAGGTAACTCTGTAATTAAGTTATTTGAAAAACAGGGTTTTAAACCAAGAAATATAGAAATGAGGTTGATTAGAAGTTAA
- the proB gene encoding glutamate 5-kinase, with product MYKERIVIKVGTNVMTNRNNRIVRPVLRNLVKQIAELYERDIICVLVSSGSVIAGREVLGKSKIKDKTQRRQVYSAIGQPRMMRLYYNIFNDFGMKCAQVLPTKRDFSPGVHRQNMINCCEGLLSEGVIPIANEDDAVSVTMSMFSDNDELASLIAQLINADKLIILTDIDGLYTGHPDAKSSSLIENVGPHENLDKYIKDSNKAEEEGRGGMGSKLDYAQQAAANNIPTYIVNGKTDNVIIDIIDGKPVGTKVSL from the coding sequence ATGTATAAAGAAAGAATAGTTATTAAAGTTGGTACAAATGTAATGACCAACAGAAACAATAGAATTGTTAGACCTGTTTTACGCAATTTAGTAAAACAAATAGCCGAACTTTACGAACGTGATATTATTTGCGTACTCGTATCGTCGGGTTCTGTAATTGCAGGAAGAGAAGTTTTAGGAAAGTCTAAAATTAAGGATAAAACGCAACGTCGTCAAGTCTATTCAGCTATAGGGCAACCGCGTATGATGCGTTTGTATTATAATATTTTTAATGATTTTGGGATGAAATGTGCTCAGGTACTTCCAACGAAGCGTGATTTTAGTCCAGGTGTTCACAGGCAGAATATGATTAATTGCTGTGAAGGTTTATTGTCAGAAGGTGTTATTCCCATAGCAAATGAAGATGATGCGGTTTCGGTAACCATGTCTATGTTCTCTGATAATGATGAATTGGCAAGTTTAATTGCACAACTTATAAATGCCGATAAACTTATTATTCTAACTGATATTGACGGACTTTACACAGGGCATCCAGATGCAAAGAGTAGTAGTTTGATAGAGAATGTTGGTCCGCATGAAAACTTAGACAAATATATTAAGGATAGTAATAAGGCAGAAGAAGAAGGACGCGGGGGCATGGGATCTAAACTAGACTATGCACAACAAGCGGCTGCAAATAATATTCCTACCTATATTGTAAATGGAAAAACAGATAATGTGATTATTGATATCATAGATGGTAAACCAGTTGGTACAAAAGTATCACTGTAA